One stretch of Candidatus Cloacimonadota bacterium DNA includes these proteins:
- a CDS encoding glycosyltransferase family 9 protein: protein MRSVKNHQKRILIIHTWGIGDMILLTPALRVAKKMHPELNITLLVLPHAAALPVQNASYVDEIIFGGWKPRELIASLRKLRKEKYHAAFFSSGVTAWKTWLFLLFIKAKHKISEYNKFKLPCLTDYVPRKPQQSRAHSNYELLATAIELPKWEEAVQKREELDLATDFTLSEENLEWAANYIKTQQLGSKNILAIHPGCMASNSFRRWPVEYFATLIESVKKDFDLNIVVIAGPDEEEEGRYLSQIEGVKLLERSSLCNVAAFISLCDVFVNTDSGLGHIASCFQIPSLTIFGPGDENQTAPFSPKSEIVRLEIDCAPCVRNKKRNCKAECLLGLSPQMVYDSLKPILEKL, encoded by the coding sequence ATGCGCAGTGTGAAAAATCATCAAAAGCGTATTCTGATTATCCACACCTGGGGCATCGGCGACATGATTTTGCTCACTCCCGCGCTCAGGGTTGCCAAAAAAATGCATCCAGAGCTGAATATCACCTTGCTCGTGTTGCCACATGCGGCAGCGCTTCCGGTGCAAAACGCAAGCTATGTGGATGAAATCATTTTTGGAGGTTGGAAACCACGGGAGCTGATTGCCAGCCTCAGAAAACTTCGCAAGGAAAAATACCACGCGGCTTTCTTTTCATCAGGTGTAACAGCTTGGAAAACATGGCTTTTCCTGCTATTTATTAAAGCAAAACATAAGATAAGTGAATATAATAAATTTAAACTGCCATGTTTAACAGATTATGTTCCACGCAAGCCTCAGCAAAGCAGAGCGCATTCGAACTATGAACTTTTAGCCACCGCGATTGAACTGCCAAAATGGGAAGAAGCTGTGCAAAAGAGGGAAGAGCTGGACTTGGCGACCGACTTCACACTATCTGAGGAAAACCTGGAATGGGCTGCTAACTATATAAAAACACAGCAGCTTGGAAGTAAAAACATTCTGGCGATCCATCCTGGCTGTATGGCAAGCAATAGTTTCCGCCGCTGGCCTGTTGAATATTTTGCCACCTTGATTGAATCAGTGAAGAAAGATTTTGACCTGAACATAGTGGTCATTGCAGGTCCTGATGAAGAGGAAGAGGGTCGATATCTATCTCAAATTGAAGGTGTTAAGCTGTTAGAGCGCAGCTCCTTGTGCAATGTGGCTGCCTTCATATCTCTTTGTGATGTTTTTGTGAATACTGATTCCGGTTTGGGGCACATAGCGTCTTGTTTCCAAATACCTTCTTTAACCATTTTTGGCCCTGGGGATGAAAATCAGACTGCGCCCTTTTCCCCAAAAAGCGAGATTGTGCGCCTTGAAATTGATTGCGCCCCTTGCGTGCGAAATAAAAAACGGAATTGTAAAGCGGAGTGTCTGTTAGGTTTAAGTCCCCAGATGGTTTACGATTCTTTGAAGCCGATCTTGGAAAAACTTTGA
- a CDS encoding glycosyltransferase family 2 protein, with translation MTIAKVLFWCSFGLLAYHLFGYPFLLLLINKIKPKQKELNCKLPQPLPTVTVLCPAYNEEESIAKKIESFLQMDYPRDRVKMIVISDDSSDRTNEIVESFSGQNVELLIQKPRRGKPSALNMVLPKMDSDYVLSTDANCMFAPDALNLLMEKMLSNPRLGLVSGEVRIVPGEGNRSGEGLYWRYESWLKSLESELGCIIGANGGIFLIRTDLFEKVDPQSVDDFERVLTVLKKAWKTAYEPRAKVFEEETQSAKQEMSRKIRIVTREWFVVERNLALLNPFRHPAVCFKLFSHKLLRWLFFVFVLTGFIASVFLSSILFYRIIFCLQAAVYGYGALSLLLQKRNLRLPFSTAPAYLMAMIWSSMAAFFRYITRTRMNTWEPVR, from the coding sequence ATGACAATTGCCAAAGTCCTTTTTTGGTGCTCTTTTGGGCTGCTTGCCTACCATCTGTTTGGCTATCCTTTTTTATTGCTTCTGATTAACAAGATCAAACCCAAACAAAAAGAGCTAAATTGCAAGCTGCCACAGCCTTTACCCACGGTCACGGTTCTTTGCCCAGCCTACAACGAAGAAGAATCCATCGCTAAGAAGATTGAATCGTTCCTGCAAATGGACTATCCCAGAGACAGGGTCAAAATGATCGTGATTTCAGACGATTCCAGCGACCGCACAAATGAAATCGTGGAATCGTTTTCCGGGCAAAACGTGGAGCTTCTAATCCAAAAACCGCGTCGCGGAAAACCCAGCGCCCTGAACATGGTTTTGCCTAAGATGGATTCGGATTACGTGCTTTCCACAGACGCAAATTGCATGTTTGCACCCGACGCCTTGAACCTGTTAATGGAAAAAATGCTTTCCAATCCTCGCCTGGGCTTGGTTTCAGGAGAAGTGCGCATCGTTCCTGGTGAAGGAAATCGATCGGGAGAAGGCCTGTATTGGCGTTATGAATCCTGGCTGAAAAGCTTGGAAAGTGAGCTTGGTTGCATCATTGGCGCAAATGGCGGCATTTTTTTGATCCGGACAGACCTTTTTGAAAAGGTTGATCCTCAATCCGTGGATGACTTTGAACGCGTGCTCACAGTCTTGAAAAAAGCTTGGAAAACTGCCTACGAGCCCCGCGCGAAAGTGTTTGAAGAGGAAACCCAATCCGCTAAACAGGAAATGTCCCGCAAAATCCGCATCGTCACCCGCGAATGGTTTGTGGTGGAACGTAATCTCGCGTTGCTCAACCCCTTTCGCCATCCCGCAGTTTGCTTCAAACTTTTTTCCCACAAACTGCTGCGTTGGCTTTTTTTCGTTTTTGTGTTGACAGGATTCATTGCCTCTGTTTTTTTGTCGAGTATATTGTTTTACAGGATCATATTTTGCCTTCAGGCTGCAGTTTATGGCTATGGAGCACTGAGCCTGCTCTTGCAGAAAAGAAACCTGCGTCTGCCATTTTCCACAGCTCCAGCCTATCTTATGGCAATGATCTGGTCTTCAATGGCGGCTTTTTTCCGCTATATCACAAGAACCAGAATGAACACTTGGGAACCGGTGCGTTAG
- a CDS encoding NAD-dependent epimerase/dehydratase family protein, which produces MNILVTGSNGFVGSRLMWDFDHAGYHVAGIDISPNCNSEPHPKTLIGDIRDAKDLKSVNGAFELENNSEIDLIIHCAAAKHDFGIKRGEYFDHNKYGTRTLLDFAEKTGINKLIYLSTVAVFGHPEGPADENAPYAADHPYGESKLAGEELCIRWQEKDPARQLIVLRPTVIYGPNNFANMYKLMDTMHRRPIAMVGQGNHKKSVVSLDTMADMIMFSLSLLEPGFQHFNCVDEPYLSLHELMELIASQPGFRMPHLRIPASVAVGIGKVFDIPASLLGLDLPVNSDRMRKFSTATDFRAPKIREAGFVQKKSIADSIAEMCAWYLEHRKTTKGAVV; this is translated from the coding sequence ATGAATATTCTTGTAACAGGCAGCAACGGATTCGTTGGCAGCAGATTGATGTGGGATTTTGACCACGCGGGCTACCATGTGGCGGGGATTGATATCAGCCCCAACTGCAACAGTGAGCCCCATCCCAAGACTCTGATCGGCGACATCCGCGACGCCAAAGATCTCAAAAGCGTAAATGGCGCCTTTGAACTGGAAAACAATTCTGAAATCGATCTAATTATCCATTGTGCCGCCGCGAAACACGATTTTGGCATTAAGCGTGGCGAATATTTTGACCATAATAAATATGGAACCAGAACGTTGCTGGATTTCGCGGAAAAAACCGGAATCAACAAGCTCATCTACCTCAGCACGGTGGCTGTGTTTGGTCATCCTGAAGGCCCTGCAGATGAAAACGCTCCGTATGCAGCGGATCACCCCTATGGTGAATCGAAACTGGCTGGCGAAGAGCTTTGCATCCGTTGGCAGGAAAAAGACCCAGCGCGACAATTGATTGTGCTGCGTCCCACTGTCATTTATGGTCCCAACAATTTTGCCAATATGTATAAACTGATGGATACAATGCATCGGCGCCCAATTGCTATGGTGGGACAAGGCAACCATAAAAAAAGCGTGGTTTCCTTGGACACAATGGCAGATATGATCATGTTTTCCCTGAGCTTACTTGAACCGGGCTTCCAGCATTTCAACTGTGTGGATGAGCCTTATCTCAGCCTGCATGAACTGATGGAGTTAATCGCCTCGCAGCCCGGTTTCAGGATGCCGCATTTGCGAATCCCGGCATCTGTGGCGGTTGGGATTGGCAAGGTTTTTGATATCCCCGCGTCTTTGCTGGGCTTGGACCTGCCTGTGAATAGCGACAGAATGCGTAAGTTCTCCACTGCCACAGACTTCCGTGCCCCAAAAATTCGCGAAGCCGGGTTCGTTCAAAAAAAGAGTATCGCAGACAGTATCGCCGAAATGTGCGCCTGGTATCTGGAACACCGAAAAACTACTAAAGGAGCAGTTGTATGA
- a CDS encoding Gfo/Idh/MocA family oxidoreductase, with the protein MSKKIKLGLIGCGRISKNHFEAVSQIPEAEFVACADILEDKARQAAETYNIKNWYTDHLEMLQKEELDAVSICTPSGLHPALGIDVAKHKVNVITEKPMGISIESADKLIKACDANKVKLFVVKQNRLNSTMQLLKNAIEKNRFGRIFLAQSNVFWQRPQAYYDAEKWRGTWEFDGGAFMNQASHYVDALYWLLGNVESVMAYTSTMARRIEAEDTGCAILHFRSGAICTLNVTMLTYPKNFEGSITIIGENGTVKVGGVAVNKIEKWEFEDYDDDDRIARDANYQPPNVYGFGHNPYYRNVVDVLLNNGRIFTDGRDGRKSVEIIQAIYQSAKTGKRISLPL; encoded by the coding sequence ATGAGCAAAAAGATTAAACTGGGTTTGATCGGCTGCGGCCGCATCTCCAAAAACCATTTTGAAGCAGTGTCGCAAATCCCTGAAGCAGAATTTGTTGCCTGCGCAGACATTTTGGAAGACAAAGCTCGCCAAGCCGCTGAAACCTATAACATCAAAAACTGGTATACCGATCACTTGGAAATGTTGCAAAAGGAAGAGCTGGATGCGGTTAGCATCTGCACTCCCAGCGGCTTGCATCCCGCCCTGGGTATCGATGTGGCGAAACATAAAGTTAATGTGATCACAGAAAAACCCATGGGAATCAGCATCGAAAGCGCGGATAAATTGATTAAAGCCTGTGATGCCAACAAGGTAAAACTCTTCGTGGTGAAACAAAACCGGCTCAACAGCACCATGCAACTGCTTAAAAATGCCATTGAGAAAAATCGTTTTGGCCGTATCTTTTTGGCCCAGTCAAACGTTTTTTGGCAACGTCCCCAAGCCTATTACGATGCTGAAAAATGGCGCGGGACTTGGGAATTTGATGGTGGCGCCTTCATGAACCAAGCCAGCCACTATGTGGACGCGCTTTATTGGCTGCTGGGAAACGTGGAAAGCGTGATGGCATATACATCCACCATGGCGCGCCGCATTGAAGCGGAAGACACCGGCTGCGCCATCCTGCATTTCCGCAGCGGAGCCATCTGCACCCTGAACGTGACCATGCTCACATATCCCAAAAATTTCGAAGGTTCCATCACAATTATTGGTGAAAATGGAACTGTTAAAGTTGGCGGTGTGGCAGTGAACAAAATCGAAAAATGGGAATTTGAGGATTACGACGACGACGATCGTATTGCTCGGGATGCAAACTACCAGCCTCCAAATGTTTATGGATTTGGCCACAACCCCTACTACCGCAATGTGGTTGATGTTTTGCTAAACAACGGTCGCATTTTTACAGATGGTCGTGACGGTCGTAAATCAGTGGAAATCATCCAAGCCATCTACCAGTCCGCCAAAACTGGCAAAAGAATTTCCCTTCCCTTATAA
- a CDS encoding oligosaccharide flippase family protein encodes MSQINLKKNIAVSGGFRVVILVLSFCVSWLSARYLGVEGKGRLSYLMTMGGFIWAVLGMGLNHSYPYLIRKNPDKRSDLYAWTLLQFAFETLLFLAVGLGLIKFWNQVLSFDFTPLYMALFVIYITFTKAVMQMQAFYIGVDKVFQSSMAHLINTGSCLLLLMAGFILVPSGDRFGYYLGLTVIGLAISLAYLSFGHRERISISSMDISFIKHSYGFGMRAFVSMFLISLLVRADIVIVKRLLDYSQVGIYSIAAHVVDMLQVASNLVGSLLLAKLSDTAEETEKWQLMKKMLMLFSVFLLVGNLGFMLLGKYVLGIFFGLDFVPAYAVYLWLIPASFGLSFGSLFNNYLNSKGFPIVTIVIAGLALLLNVGLNYLMIPLWGINGAALATSIAYLFWFFLIIAYEQKATSGRLLPHLIPKREDWRELYLSIRELLTQISKKKMGGI; translated from the coding sequence ATGTCCCAAATCAACCTGAAAAAGAATATCGCCGTCAGCGGCGGATTTCGCGTGGTCATATTGGTGCTATCTTTTTGCGTCAGTTGGCTTTCCGCGCGCTATTTGGGCGTGGAGGGAAAAGGGCGTCTCAGCTATCTCATGACCATGGGTGGGTTTATTTGGGCTGTTTTGGGCATGGGTTTGAATCACAGTTATCCATATCTGATCAGGAAAAATCCGGATAAACGGAGCGATTTGTATGCTTGGACCTTGCTGCAGTTTGCCTTTGAAACCCTGTTATTCCTGGCTGTGGGGCTGGGCTTGATCAAGTTTTGGAACCAAGTTCTGAGCTTCGATTTCACCCCTCTTTACATGGCGCTGTTTGTGATTTATATCACCTTCACGAAAGCAGTTATGCAGATGCAAGCCTTCTATATTGGGGTGGATAAAGTCTTTCAAAGCTCCATGGCACATTTGATTAACACCGGTTCCTGTCTGCTGCTGCTTATGGCGGGCTTCATTCTGGTTCCAAGTGGTGACCGTTTTGGCTACTATCTGGGTCTCACAGTTATTGGTTTGGCAATTTCGCTGGCCTATTTAAGTTTTGGGCATCGAGAGCGCATAAGTATATCCAGTATGGACATTTCCTTCATCAAACATTCCTACGGTTTTGGAATGAGAGCCTTCGTTTCCATGTTTTTAATCTCGCTTTTGGTGAGGGCAGATATCGTGATTGTAAAACGCCTCTTGGACTACAGCCAGGTTGGAATCTATTCCATTGCGGCACATGTGGTTGACATGCTGCAGGTTGCTTCAAATCTGGTGGGCAGCCTACTTTTGGCAAAGCTTTCTGACACCGCCGAAGAAACCGAAAAATGGCAACTCATGAAGAAAATGTTGATGCTTTTCAGCGTGTTCCTCCTGGTGGGAAACTTGGGGTTTATGTTGCTGGGTAAATATGTGTTAGGCATATTCTTTGGCCTGGATTTTGTTCCAGCGTACGCGGTCTATTTATGGCTGATCCCTGCAAGTTTTGGGCTCAGCTTCGGTTCGCTTTTTAATAACTATCTGAATAGCAAGGGTTTCCCGATTGTTACCATCGTGATTGCGGGTTTGGCCTTACTGCTGAATGTTGGGTTGAACTATTTGATGATCCCGCTTTGGGGCATCAACGGCGCTGCATTGGCAACTTCGATAGCGTATCTTTTTTGGTTTTTCCTAATCATTGCGTACGAGCAGAAGGCTACATCGGGAAGGCTTTTACCACACTTGATTCCCAAACGCGAAGACTGGCGGGAGCTTTATCTTTCAATCCGTGAGCTGTTGACCCAAATATCCAAAAAGAAGATGGGTGGCATCTGA
- a CDS encoding glycosyltransferase family 4 protein yields the protein MKKIMLISDLYPSRQNSLQGVFVQHQAQELAQHYEVKVLAYEIGTRYRVENYEQDGIEICHVTYPALRNPFLSAFATFPASVLPAVRRAFARWKPDLIQVHDFRHVPELFWLKTWLDRVRIPKFLILHNIRTHPARLMGNRMLPFYRKTLRKALSCWDHVFTVNARLQKWLFPFLPKEKTSILGNAISPTIPCEEAELEPITKQFRAVSYKIISVGNLTPEKGFRHLIDAVAQLKQEGWEIQLFILGKGDERRDLEAKIKTMGLGENVKLAGGLENRLLRNLYRYFDVFVLPSYSETFGIVYLEAMYAGIPVIGTIGEGIHGLFEDEKEALFAKPQDVSDLTETIRSLMQDKQMADCISKAAQQRVKREFMLPDLISRLRKVYEQQ from the coding sequence ATGAAAAAAATCATGCTGATCAGTGACCTCTATCCGAGCCGGCAAAATAGCCTGCAGGGTGTTTTTGTGCAACATCAGGCTCAGGAATTGGCACAACATTATGAAGTCAAAGTTTTGGCGTATGAGATCGGAACTCGTTACAGAGTAGAGAATTATGAGCAGGATGGAATTGAGATTTGCCATGTTACATACCCTGCTCTTCGCAATCCTTTTTTATCCGCATTTGCAACTTTTCCGGCCAGTGTTTTGCCCGCAGTGAGACGAGCTTTTGCGCGCTGGAAGCCGGATTTGATTCAAGTTCATGATTTCCGGCATGTTCCGGAGCTTTTTTGGTTGAAAACCTGGCTGGATCGAGTCCGCATCCCAAAATTCCTCATTTTGCACAACATTCGCACCCATCCCGCCCGCTTGATGGGAAACCGGATGCTGCCATTTTACCGCAAAACCTTGCGCAAGGCGCTTTCTTGCTGGGATCACGTTTTCACGGTGAATGCCAGACTGCAAAAATGGCTTTTTCCATTTCTGCCAAAAGAAAAAACCAGTATTTTGGGCAATGCTATCAGTCCCACGATTCCCTGTGAAGAAGCTGAACTTGAGCCCATCACAAAGCAATTTAGGGCTGTTAGTTACAAGATTATTTCCGTGGGAAACCTAACCCCTGAAAAAGGCTTCCGCCACTTGATTGATGCCGTGGCTCAGCTTAAACAGGAAGGCTGGGAAATCCAGCTTTTTATTTTGGGAAAGGGTGATGAACGCCGCGATTTGGAAGCAAAAATTAAAACAATGGGCTTGGGTGAAAACGTGAAACTGGCCGGTGGTTTGGAAAACAGGCTGCTGCGCAATCTGTATCGATATTTCGATGTCTTCGTGCTGCCCAGCTACAGTGAGACTTTCGGTATTGTTTATCTGGAGGCAATGTATGCCGGGATTCCAGTTATAGGAACGATTGGAGAAGGGATACATGGTCTTTTTGAAGATGAAAAAGAAGCCTTATTCGCCAAACCGCAGGATGTTTCAGATTTGACAGAAACGATACGCAGCCTTATGCAGGACAAACAGATGGCAGATTGTATTTCAAAGGCTGCCCAGCAAAGGGTTAAGCGGGAATTCATGCTGCCGGATCTGATTTCAAGATTGAGAAAAGTGTATGAACAACAATAA
- a CDS encoding glycosyltransferase family 4 protein, translating to MNNNKLLMIINEFPPTGLSGVQRALKFMKYACREGWEVHAVVPKKPVRKETDHSLLQEIPPEAHIHRVGGLGIRSRNVSRITCTRFEDTMPKNPVSKAFWTLAKLVNDIIWPIDKQIGWTPFAAWKAANIIKRYKISNLYITAYPFSSFVAGLWLKKRFGNKLFWVADYRDAWQFGPLIERKVHGFRMKHIRKMDEKFLRNSDRVIFVTEKTRAHYVDKYTWLSEKSEVITNGFDEDDFEGLPAKQFSEPTLVYMGRMDRNYGDPIPMLDAMAACNIPGFRFLHLGSIAPYILARIEDGNYPFYSYLGYLPHKDALEHTLGAWANLIMIEEDPESELVLQGKLFELLRAGRPILSLGPERSAIKDLIYETNSGIHVLARDSEAISKALQQILNNPEQFSTTAKNIEKFTRRELTRKLLSLYPKN from the coding sequence ATGAACAACAATAAGTTACTGATGATTATCAACGAATTTCCGCCCACCGGCCTCAGCGGAGTGCAGAGAGCGCTCAAATTCATGAAATACGCCTGCCGCGAGGGTTGGGAAGTACACGCTGTTGTTCCCAAAAAGCCGGTGCGCAAAGAAACCGACCATAGTTTGTTGCAGGAAATTCCTCCTGAAGCCCACATCCACAGGGTTGGCGGCTTGGGTATCCGCTCCCGCAACGTGAGCCGCATCACTTGCACTCGTTTTGAAGATACCATGCCCAAAAATCCCGTTTCCAAAGCTTTCTGGACTTTGGCAAAATTGGTGAACGACATCATCTGGCCCATCGACAAACAAATTGGCTGGACACCTTTTGCGGCTTGGAAGGCAGCTAACATCATCAAACGCTACAAGATAAGTAATCTATATATCACTGCCTATCCTTTTTCGTCTTTCGTGGCGGGACTTTGGTTAAAAAAACGTTTTGGCAACAAATTATTCTGGGTGGCAGACTATCGCGACGCCTGGCAATTCGGCCCACTCATCGAGCGTAAAGTACATGGCTTCAGAATGAAACACATCCGAAAAATGGACGAGAAATTTCTGCGGAACAGTGATCGGGTTATTTTCGTAACTGAAAAAACCCGCGCTCACTATGTGGATAAATATACCTGGCTTTCAGAAAAATCGGAAGTTATTACCAATGGCTTTGATGAAGATGATTTTGAAGGCTTGCCAGCAAAACAATTCTCGGAACCAACCTTGGTTTACATGGGCAGGATGGACCGCAATTACGGTGACCCGATCCCAATGTTGGACGCCATGGCAGCTTGCAATATCCCGGGGTTTCGGTTTTTACATCTGGGCAGTATCGCGCCATATATTTTGGCTCGCATCGAAGATGGAAATTATCCGTTTTATTCCTATTTAGGCTATTTGCCCCATAAAGACGCTCTGGAACACACTTTGGGGGCATGGGCAAACTTGATCATGATTGAAGAAGACCCCGAATCTGAACTTGTTTTGCAAGGGAAATTATTTGAGCTTTTACGAGCTGGAAGACCGATTTTATCGCTTGGGCCAGAACGCTCAGCCATAAAAGACCTGATTTATGAAACTAACTCTGGAATTCACGTTTTGGCAAGGGATTCCGAAGCTATCAGCAAAGCTTTACAGCAGATTTTGAACAATCCTGAGCAATTCTCCACCACAGCCAAAAACATTGAAAAATTTACCCGCAGAGAGCTGACCAGAAAGCTGCTGAGCCTTTATCCGAAAAACTGA